In Arthrobacter sp. B3I9, the following are encoded in one genomic region:
- a CDS encoding S-(hydroxymethyl)mycothiol dehydrogenase, translating to MVHKVKGVVARSKGAPVSVETILVPDPGPGEALVDILTSGVCHTDLHYKLGAINDDFPFLLGHEATGVVSAVGPDVTEVAPGDRVVLNWRAVCGECRACRRGKPQYCFNTHNATQKMTLEDGTELTAALGIGAFAEKTLVAAGQCTKVDPDADPAAVGLLGCGVMAGIGAAINTGNVQRGDSVAVIGCGGVGTAAVAGAALAGATTVIAVDIDAKKLERAKDMGATHTIDSSTADPVEAIRELTGGFGADVVIDAVGRPETYKQAFYARDLAGTVVLVGVPSPEMALELPLLDVFGRGGSLKSSWYGDCLPSRDFPMLISLYRQGKLDLDAFVTERITIDQIEEAFDKMHAGSVLRSVVEL from the coding sequence ATGGTCCACAAGGTTAAAGGCGTAGTAGCCCGCTCCAAGGGAGCACCCGTGTCGGTGGAGACCATCCTGGTTCCGGATCCCGGCCCCGGAGAGGCGCTGGTGGATATCCTCACCAGCGGCGTCTGCCACACCGATTTGCACTACAAGCTCGGTGCCATCAACGATGACTTCCCGTTCCTGCTGGGCCATGAGGCCACAGGCGTGGTCAGCGCCGTCGGACCGGACGTCACCGAGGTGGCCCCCGGCGACCGGGTGGTCCTGAACTGGCGGGCCGTCTGCGGCGAATGCCGGGCCTGCCGCCGCGGCAAGCCGCAGTATTGCTTCAACACGCACAACGCCACCCAGAAGATGACGCTGGAGGACGGCACCGAGCTCACGGCCGCGCTCGGCATCGGCGCCTTCGCCGAAAAAACCCTTGTTGCCGCCGGCCAGTGCACCAAAGTAGACCCCGACGCCGACCCCGCCGCCGTCGGGCTGCTCGGCTGCGGCGTCATGGCGGGCATCGGCGCCGCCATCAACACGGGCAACGTCCAGCGCGGCGATTCTGTCGCCGTCATCGGCTGCGGCGGGGTGGGCACCGCGGCCGTCGCCGGTGCCGCGCTTGCCGGTGCCACCACCGTGATTGCCGTGGACATCGACGCCAAGAAGCTCGAACGGGCCAAGGACATGGGCGCCACCCACACCATCGATTCCTCTACGGCGGACCCGGTGGAGGCCATCCGCGAGCTCACCGGCGGCTTCGGCGCCGACGTGGTCATTGACGCCGTCGGACGCCCCGAGACGTACAAGCAGGCCTTCTACGCCCGCGATCTTGCCGGCACCGTGGTGCTGGTCGGGGTACCGAGCCCGGAGATGGCGCTGGAGCTGCCGCTGCTGGACGTCTTCGGCCGCGGCGGCTCACTGAAGTCCTCCTGGTACGGCGACTGCCTGCCCTCGCGCGACTTCCCGATGCTCATCAGCCTCTACCGGCAGGGCAAGCTGGATCTCGATGCCTTCGTGACCGAACGGATCACGATCGACCAGATCGAGGAAGCCTTCGACAAGATGCACGCCGGTTCCGTGCTGCGCTCGGTGGTCGAACTGTGA
- a CDS encoding mycoredoxin gives MDFTPESGTITMFSTTWCGYCNRLKKQLDAQGIGYTEINIEEVEGTADLVEQLNGGNRTVPTVLFPDGTAATNPSAAEVKSRLAA, from the coding sequence GTGGACTTCACCCCCGAATCCGGAACCATCACCATGTTTTCAACCACCTGGTGCGGGTACTGCAACCGCCTGAAGAAGCAGCTGGACGCCCAGGGCATCGGTTACACCGAGATCAACATCGAAGAAGTCGAAGGCACTGCCGACCTCGTCGAGCAGCTCAACGGCGGCAACCGCACCGTTCCCACCGTGCTGTTCCCGGACGGCACCGCGGCCACTAACCCTTCCGCAGCAGAGGTCAAGAGCCGGCTCGCCGCCTAG
- a CDS encoding SOS response-associated peptidase — MCGRYVMARAVGDLLAEFDAGLEEEIAIPPSWNVAPTADVPVLLERLVDGEPVRQLHIARWGLVPSWAKDPGIGSKMINARSESVLEKPAFRKATRSRRCAVPADGYYEWKGEGRNKQPYYVHPKDGRPIVFAGLYEWWKDPSKSEDDPERWLLSTSIMTTDSPPEGYAGGVLAELTALHDRVPLPMDRETMQNWLDPQADDAAALVGLVRAGAHDVAEGWTIDAVGTAVGNVRNDSPELIQPVGSLF; from the coding sequence ATGTGTGGACGCTATGTGATGGCCCGTGCCGTCGGAGACCTGTTGGCCGAGTTCGACGCCGGACTCGAGGAGGAGATCGCCATCCCGCCATCGTGGAACGTGGCCCCGACGGCGGACGTGCCGGTGCTCCTGGAGCGGCTGGTGGACGGTGAGCCGGTCCGCCAGCTGCACATCGCGCGCTGGGGCCTGGTCCCGTCGTGGGCGAAGGACCCGGGCATCGGCTCGAAGATGATCAACGCCCGGAGCGAAAGCGTTCTGGAGAAGCCGGCCTTCCGCAAGGCCACGCGCTCGCGGCGCTGCGCCGTCCCGGCCGACGGCTACTACGAATGGAAGGGCGAAGGCCGCAACAAGCAGCCCTATTACGTGCACCCCAAGGATGGTCGGCCCATTGTCTTTGCCGGGCTTTATGAATGGTGGAAGGATCCGTCCAAGTCCGAGGACGATCCGGAGCGCTGGTTGCTCTCAACCTCGATCATGACGACCGACTCGCCCCCCGAAGGCTATGCCGGAGGCGTGCTGGCCGAGTTGACCGCGCTGCACGACCGGGTTCCGCTGCCCATGGACCGCGAAACCATGCAGAACTGGCTGGACCCGCAGGCCGACGACGCCGCCGCCCTCGTGGGGCTGGTGCGGGCGGGGGCGCATGATGTCGCGGAGGGCTGGACGATCGACGCCGTCGGCACCGCCGTCGGGAACGTCAGGAACGACTCCCCGGAGCTCATCCAGCCGGTAGGAAGCCTGTTCTAG
- a CDS encoding VOC family protein, giving the protein MQPRVDLISLGVRSVDASRRFYVEGLGWAVHREVPGEVLFIQANHGLLLSLWDAGQMQSEAATDPPAGIPCITLSHNLGSAAGVDQVMADAARAGAAIVTEAKTQPWGGYTGYFADPDGYRWEVAFNPTWKVDGDGRVTL; this is encoded by the coding sequence ATGCAGCCACGAGTCGACTTAATTTCGCTGGGTGTCCGCAGTGTTGACGCCTCCCGCCGCTTTTACGTTGAGGGCCTCGGCTGGGCCGTGCACCGGGAAGTGCCGGGCGAAGTCCTCTTCATCCAGGCCAACCACGGCCTGCTCCTTTCGCTGTGGGATGCGGGGCAGATGCAGTCCGAGGCGGCCACCGATCCCCCGGCCGGGATTCCCTGCATCACGCTGAGCCACAACCTCGGCAGTGCCGCGGGAGTCGACCAGGTGATGGCGGACGCCGCGAGGGCAGGGGCCGCGATCGTCACTGAGGCCAAAACGCAGCCTTGGGGCGGCTACACCGGGTACTTCGCCGACCCGGACGGCTACCGGTGGGAGGTTGCCTTCAACCCCACCTGGAAGGTCGACGGCGACGGCCGGGTGACGCTCTGA
- a CDS encoding chorismate mutase, translated as MHMSTNHADDKTARADREQLAAVRVAVDEVDEQIVALIGRRERLIRIAGTLKADSAEVRAPGRVERVIEHVKATAEHKDIDVDLVEKTYRAMIDAFITLELEVYKASS; from the coding sequence ATGCATATGTCCACAAATCACGCAGACGACAAAACCGCCCGGGCTGACCGGGAGCAGCTCGCTGCCGTTCGGGTTGCCGTCGATGAGGTCGACGAGCAGATTGTGGCCCTGATTGGACGCCGGGAACGGCTGATCCGGATCGCCGGCACGCTCAAGGCGGACAGCGCCGAGGTGCGGGCTCCGGGGCGGGTGGAGCGGGTCATCGAACACGTCAAGGCGACTGCCGAACACAAGGACATCGACGTTGACCTGGTCGAAAAGACGTACCGGGCCATGATCGATGCCTTCATCACGCTGGAACTGGAAGTCTACAAAGCCAGCTCCTAG
- a CDS encoding DUF6504 family protein encodes MGMFSASVDVVCTPTGVPLQLDWEGRHYTVCAEPIRWYERRQWWAEEQRAPLGSGPGIVDHEIWRVQVRQDGIPEPETLTLDLTRHVRSGRWRLLRIHDALRPQKSA; translated from the coding sequence TTGGGCATGTTCAGCGCGTCGGTTGACGTTGTCTGCACCCCAACAGGTGTCCCGCTTCAGCTGGATTGGGAAGGCCGGCACTACACCGTGTGTGCCGAGCCGATCCGCTGGTATGAGCGGCGCCAGTGGTGGGCCGAGGAACAGCGGGCGCCGCTGGGAAGCGGACCCGGGATTGTTGACCACGAGATCTGGCGCGTCCAGGTGCGCCAGGATGGAATCCCCGAACCGGAAACCCTCACCCTTGACCTGACCCGGCATGTGCGCAGCGGACGCTGGCGCCTGCTGCGGATCCATGATGCCCTCCGCCCCCAAAAATCGGCATGA